A stretch of the Duncaniella dubosii genome encodes the following:
- a CDS encoding histidine-type phosphatase, with protein MKKLHFLLAFAIGSALSANALDPTATDYTFIECQGSAIPYPERTVDGLAYPDSLKPVYLNHVGRHGARFLSSSKYTTSLLRSLHKADSLRTITPMGRELINICNLVVERTAGRWGALDSLGMAEQRAIASRAFMAFRPLFDNTKINAISSYVPRCVMSMDEFTHQLTRLNNKVEIYMSSGRQNSPLVRPWQDDEAYKEYMAGEAWHKVYDDYFSQQVPPSLAERTLGKSYPFDGDEAKDVSMAIYKVLAGCSAMSIELDLQKYFTKAEINALWSVENLHHYLTHSASTLSNAAPELASRLLAELISTVDDYIDGKNQYSVMLRFGHAETMMPLLALIHIPGCYYMTNYFDTVGLHWRDFYVVPMASNLQMIVFRAESGKYYVRVDLNEVPVPLIPGRSDIYIPWSTTREYLNRCLPLSMQI; from the coding sequence ATGAAGAAACTACACTTTTTACTTGCATTCGCCATCGGTTCTGCCCTATCGGCCAACGCACTCGACCCGACTGCAACCGACTATACATTTATCGAATGTCAGGGTTCTGCAATTCCCTACCCTGAACGCACTGTTGACGGACTTGCCTATCCCGACTCCCTTAAACCAGTCTATCTGAACCATGTCGGCCGTCACGGCGCAAGGTTTCTGTCATCGTCGAAGTACACGACATCGCTGCTCCGCTCTCTCCATAAGGCCGACAGTCTGCGCACCATCACCCCGATGGGACGCGAACTTATCAATATATGCAATCTGGTTGTCGAACGCACAGCCGGACGATGGGGCGCACTCGACTCGCTCGGAATGGCTGAGCAACGTGCCATAGCCTCTCGGGCATTTATGGCTTTCCGACCGCTGTTTGACAATACAAAAATCAATGCAATCTCGTCATACGTTCCACGCTGTGTGATGTCAATGGACGAATTCACCCATCAGCTTACACGACTCAACAACAAAGTTGAAATCTATATGTCGTCAGGACGCCAGAACTCACCGCTCGTGCGCCCGTGGCAGGACGATGAAGCCTATAAGGAATACATGGCCGGTGAAGCATGGCACAAAGTCTATGACGATTATTTCAGCCAGCAAGTCCCGCCATCATTGGCTGAACGCACACTTGGGAAAAGCTACCCGTTTGACGGCGACGAAGCCAAAGACGTAAGTATGGCCATCTACAAGGTGCTCGCCGGATGTTCGGCAATGTCAATCGAACTTGACCTACAGAAGTATTTTACCAAAGCTGAAATCAACGCTCTCTGGAGTGTCGAGAACCTACATCACTATCTCACCCACTCAGCCTCCACCCTCTCCAATGCAGCCCCGGAGCTCGCAAGCCGGCTTTTGGCTGAACTCATAAGCACCGTTGATGACTATATAGACGGAAAGAACCAATACAGTGTGATGCTGCGTTTCGGACATGCGGAAACAATGATGCCGCTACTTGCGCTCATACACATACCCGGCTGCTACTACATGACCAACTATTTCGACACCGTAGGACTTCATTGGCGCGACTTCTACGTAGTGCCAATGGCATCAAATCTTCAGATGATTGTCTTCCGTGCCGAGAGCGGGAAATATTATGTAAGAGTCGACCTTAATGAAGTTCCTGTTCCTCTGATTCCCGGCCGGAGCGACATCTATATTCCGTGGTCAACCACACGCGAATACCTTAATCGCTGCCTTCCTCTCAGCATGCAAATTTAA
- a CDS encoding GTP-binding protein, translating into MSASTPILLLTGYLGSGKTTLVNHILTNERGIKFAVIVNDIGEVNIDADLIQRGGIVGSKDDSLVALQNGCICCTLKMDLVKQIDEILAMGKFDYIVIEASGICEPAPIAQTICSIPRMGEEFLKNGVPRLDCIVTVVDALRMQDEFSCGEALTAEKHDEEDIANLVIQQIEFCNIVILNKISEVTAEERGRIRAIIKTINPGARIIECNYADVDIESIINTHLFDFTEVATSAAWVKEIEKPIEQIEEEERHHHEHHGHHHHEDEHDEHGHHHDHDDECECGHHHEHHHEHGSECTCGCHHHHHHGEGEAEEYGISSFVYFRRPGFDLNKFDYLAANKWPKSIIRSKGICYFGNNPDMSYLFESAGRQKQLKEAGMWFATAPEDELREMAEQDPSILRDWDPDYGDRMIKIVFIGQNLDRKAITESLDACLDV; encoded by the coding sequence ATGTCAGCATCAACTCCAATCCTCTTGCTTACCGGCTATCTCGGAAGCGGAAAAACAACACTTGTCAATCATATTCTCACTAACGAACGTGGAATCAAATTTGCAGTCATCGTCAATGACATCGGCGAAGTAAATATTGATGCCGACCTGATTCAGCGCGGCGGAATAGTCGGCTCGAAGGACGACTCTCTTGTAGCCCTCCAGAACGGCTGCATCTGCTGCACATTAAAGATGGATCTTGTAAAACAGATCGACGAAATACTCGCGATGGGTAAATTCGACTATATCGTCATTGAAGCAAGCGGAATCTGTGAACCCGCACCCATTGCACAGACCATCTGCTCGATACCGCGCATGGGCGAGGAATTTCTTAAAAACGGTGTCCCTCGTCTCGACTGCATCGTGACTGTGGTCGATGCACTCCGCATGCAGGATGAATTCTCCTGCGGCGAGGCTCTCACCGCCGAAAAACACGACGAGGAGGATATCGCGAACCTCGTAATCCAACAGATTGAATTCTGCAACATCGTCATACTCAACAAGATTTCAGAAGTCACAGCCGAAGAGCGAGGCAGAATCCGTGCAATCATCAAGACTATCAATCCGGGGGCACGGATCATCGAGTGTAACTATGCCGACGTTGACATCGAAAGCATAATCAATACCCATCTGTTTGATTTCACTGAAGTAGCCACCTCCGCAGCATGGGTCAAGGAAATCGAGAAACCAATCGAGCAAATCGAGGAGGAGGAACGTCATCACCACGAGCACCACGGACATCATCACCATGAAGATGAGCATGATGAACACGGTCATCATCACGACCACGACGACGAATGTGAGTGCGGACATCATCATGAACACCATCATGAGCATGGCTCTGAATGCACATGCGGATGTCATCACCACCATCATCATGGTGAAGGAGAAGCCGAAGAGTATGGCATAAGCTCGTTTGTCTATTTCCGCCGTCCCGGTTTCGATCTCAACAAATTCGACTACCTCGCAGCAAACAAATGGCCGAAGAGCATCATCCGCTCAAAAGGCATCTGCTATTTCGGCAACAACCCCGACATGTCGTATCTATTCGAGAGCGCCGGCCGTCAGAAACAATTAAAAGAAGCCGGAATGTGGTTTGCCACAGCACCCGAAGACGAACTGCGCGAAATGGCCGAGCAAGACCCCTCTATATTGCGCGACTGGGATCCGGACTATGGAGACCGTATGATTAAAATAGTATTTATCGGGCAGAATCTTGACCGTAAAGCAATCACAGAATCACTTGACGCCTGTCTGGACGTATAA
- the folB gene encoding dihydroneopterin aldolase produces MKGIIEINGLRLFARHGVFEEERINGNTFELTVHLCYPIENAMQSDNVADTLNYAEAIEIIRKEMEIPSRLLEHVVGRIHSALLAAYPAIISGSIKLTKLNPPIHADIDGTAVRIEW; encoded by the coding sequence ATGAAAGGCATTATTGAAATCAACGGTCTACGACTCTTCGCGCGTCACGGTGTATTCGAGGAGGAACGAATCAACGGCAACACGTTTGAGTTGACCGTCCACCTCTGTTATCCGATTGAAAATGCCATGCAATCGGACAATGTAGCCGACACGCTAAATTACGCGGAAGCCATCGAAATCATACGCAAAGAGATGGAAATTCCTTCCCGGCTACTCGAACATGTTGTCGGACGCATCCATTCGGCTTTGCTTGCAGCCTATCCGGCTATCATATCAGGCTCGATCAAGCTGACAAAGCTCAATCCGCCGATTCATGCCGACATTGACGGGACGGCAGTACGAATCGAGTGGTAA
- a CDS encoding glycosyltransferase, translating to MFEIVITPAIITLFSIIVISTIYLLTGFRHYVSSVSKRVTIDDGTSLPSDESDYPSVSIIIYSEDDAENLEPLIHQIFEQDYKSQFEVIVVNDGAVSATKDVIAKLDRTYPNLYMTFTPLQSRSLSRKKLAITLGIKASRYETVILTSGNCCIESKTWLKSMTRHFIQGKEIVIGYATSLIPEGAPNPWKRLHAFDQVRTAVEYLSWAIAGHPYRGNCYNLAYRRSVFFKNKGFSRALHLKYGDDDVFINEVSNSANTAIELSTASIVEVHDPYPQIAHRNAKIRYNYTAKSLRTSARRFFGSCSLAWWALLGSTIAISIVGFPSLIPLIASCVILLTTAIILMFTWRKTSRALGSRPLFVTVPWFMTYEPIYNFYYRIKGFFKRAGNLSWN from the coding sequence ATGTTCGAAATTGTAATCACACCGGCCATAATAACACTCTTCTCAATCATCGTAATATCTACAATCTATCTTCTGACAGGTTTCCGCCACTACGTTTCTTCTGTCAGCAAACGTGTCACCATTGACGATGGCACTTCTCTCCCGTCTGACGAATCTGACTATCCTTCAGTATCAATTATAATCTATTCCGAAGACGATGCTGAAAATCTGGAACCACTTATTCACCAGATTTTCGAGCAGGACTATAAGAGCCAGTTTGAAGTCATCGTTGTCAACGACGGTGCTGTTTCTGCGACCAAGGATGTAATAGCGAAGCTCGATCGGACCTATCCTAATCTCTACATGACATTCACTCCACTGCAGTCGCGCTCGCTTTCGCGCAAGAAACTCGCGATCACACTTGGAATAAAGGCATCCCGCTATGAGACAGTGATCCTGACATCCGGCAACTGCTGCATAGAATCAAAGACATGGCTCAAAAGCATGACCCGTCACTTTATCCAAGGCAAGGAGATTGTCATCGGCTACGCCACATCCCTGATTCCCGAAGGCGCTCCGAACCCGTGGAAACGCCTCCATGCTTTCGACCAAGTACGAACTGCCGTTGAATATCTTTCATGGGCCATCGCAGGACATCCCTACAGGGGCAACTGCTACAATCTCGCCTACCGCCGCTCCGTTTTCTTCAAAAACAAAGGTTTTTCACGCGCATTACATCTAAAATATGGCGATGACGATGTGTTCATCAACGAAGTGTCCAATTCCGCCAATACAGCCATCGAACTATCCACAGCCTCTATTGTAGAGGTTCACGACCCATATCCGCAGATTGCCCACAGGAATGCAAAGATACGCTATAATTACACAGCAAAATCACTGAGGACATCCGCCCGCCGCTTCTTCGGCTCATGTTCACTCGCTTGGTGGGCATTGCTTGGATCAACCATAGCAATTTCAATTGTCGGATTCCCCTCACTGATTCCCCTTATCGCTTCCTGCGTCATACTGCTCACAACAGCCATAATCCTGATGTTTACATGGCGAAAGACATCACGCGCGCTCGGCTCCCGTCCGTTGTTTGTGACAGTTCCGTGGTTCATGACCTATGAGCCGATCTATAACTTCTATTACCGCATCAAAGGCTTCTTCAAGAGAGCCGGCAATCTTTCATGGAACTAA
- a CDS encoding DKNYY domain-containing protein, producing the protein MRKLHLILILSLSFVAGADLTAQNRGHRHDKMEYCHDERMRHADKEKNHRRHHRQTYFVDSKGVYFNGRPVKDASPSSFKVLDGYYAKDTWNVYWRGEKIQGATSNSFRVIGDGYAKDAWNVYFFGHKVPGASPNGFKTLKDGYAKDSWLVYFKGKKVKEASSGSFHVLSDGYAKDTWNAYFDGIKISGATAGKFKVMRDGYAKDTWNTYYMGRKVN; encoded by the coding sequence ATGCGCAAACTTCATCTCATTCTTATTCTTTCCCTTTCATTTGTAGCCGGTGCGGATTTGACAGCCCAGAACCGTGGACACCGCCACGACAAAATGGAATACTGCCACGACGAACGGATGCGCCATGCCGACAAAGAGAAGAATCATCGCAGACATCACCGTCAGACCTATTTTGTCGACAGCAAAGGTGTATATTTCAATGGCCGTCCCGTCAAAGATGCTTCACCTTCAAGTTTTAAGGTACTCGACGGCTATTATGCAAAGGATACGTGGAACGTGTACTGGCGCGGAGAGAAAATTCAAGGGGCGACAAGCAATTCATTCCGTGTAATCGGCGACGGTTATGCAAAAGACGCATGGAATGTATATTTCTTCGGGCATAAAGTTCCCGGCGCATCCCCAAACGGTTTTAAGACACTGAAAGACGGCTACGCCAAAGATTCATGGCTCGTATATTTCAAGGGGAAGAAAGTAAAGGAAGCCTCGTCCGGCAGCTTCCATGTACTTTCCGACGGATATGCCAAAGATACGTGGAACGCATACTTCGACGGAATAAAAATTTCAGGTGCTACCGCCGGAAAATTTAAAGTAATGAGAGATGGCTATGCCAAAGATACATGGAATACATACTACATGGGCAGGAAAGTCAACTGA
- a CDS encoding M16 family metallopeptidase — MHIFLAGNITDDMIRTVDMIFTRIPRHAGPQLNRLSFPTPTSGEPRRVDIPVEHAQQSAVKLMIPAVGRTDSDFVPLRAAVIALGGYFGSRLMLNIREDKGLTYGISASLFGYTDRSFITVSTQTDGSTKDEVIRLICDEIEKMKDESSYNDDEIRRLSKFILSNLATTLDTPFSRMDYTQTHIYADTPEDYFEQQESLARRLTPEILAGMARRYFDLSKMIVVTAGN; from the coding sequence ATGCACATCTTTCTCGCCGGTAACATAACCGACGATATGATCCGTACAGTCGACATGATATTTACCCGTATCCCTCGCCATGCAGGGCCGCAGCTCAACCGACTGTCGTTTCCCACTCCGACCTCAGGCGAACCACGCAGAGTGGACATCCCTGTGGAGCACGCACAGCAAAGCGCCGTAAAGCTTATGATTCCGGCAGTAGGCCGTACAGACTCTGACTTCGTGCCACTGCGTGCGGCCGTAATCGCCTTAGGAGGATATTTCGGAAGCCGTCTTATGCTCAACATCCGTGAAGACAAAGGTTTGACATACGGCATATCGGCATCGCTGTTCGGCTACACAGACCGCAGTTTCATCACTGTCAGCACCCAGACCGACGGCTCGACCAAAGACGAGGTGATACGTCTGATCTGCGACGAAATCGAGAAAATGAAAGATGAAAGCTCTTACAACGATGATGAAATCAGACGTCTGTCCAAATTCATCCTTTCAAATCTTGCCACTACGCTCGACACGCCGTTCAGCCGTATGGATTACACACAGACCCATATCTATGCCGACACGCCGGAAGACTATTTCGAACAACAGGAATCTCTTGCCCGCAGACTAACCCCGGAGATACTTGCCGGAATGGCGCGCAGATATTTCGATCTGTCAAAAATGATAGTCGTCACCGCGGGCAACTGA
- a CDS encoding M16 family metallopeptidase: protein MNRNEAPKVYNFGPLTLSPASTHILPNGISVHIESGSEIDVSRLTIALPAGEAESPKPGLAGCAAMMLVEGTARMNGEEIANTFEYNGAWVNTTVSTHYTSIILSTLNDKFADVLPIIADMIICPAFPEAATSRLLQRQAARLEIEHKKVSFIADATIRPLAYGQDNPLARSETPDEVKSFTQRNCLTSISHVLIRQTCTSFSPVT from the coding sequence ATGAACCGTAACGAAGCCCCTAAGGTATACAATTTCGGACCTTTGACCCTCTCTCCGGCATCGACCCATATATTGCCAAACGGCATCAGTGTCCATATTGAAAGCGGCAGCGAAATCGATGTCAGCCGTCTGACGATAGCCCTTCCGGCCGGAGAAGCCGAATCTCCCAAACCGGGACTTGCAGGTTGCGCAGCCATGATGCTGGTCGAGGGAACAGCAAGGATGAACGGTGAAGAAATCGCAAATACATTTGAATACAACGGTGCATGGGTGAACACTACCGTTTCGACCCATTATACATCTATCATACTGTCGACACTCAACGACAAATTCGCAGATGTCCTGCCCATCATCGCAGACATGATAATATGTCCGGCTTTCCCGGAAGCTGCCACCTCTCGTCTGCTCCAGCGACAGGCGGCGCGCTTGGAGATCGAACATAAAAAAGTCTCGTTCATAGCCGACGCCACGATAAGACCGCTTGCCTACGGCCAGGATAACCCTCTTGCCAGAAGCGAGACTCCCGATGAAGTAAAGTCCTTTACCCAAAGGAACTGTCTGACTTCCATTTCTCACGTCTTGATCCGTCAAACATGCACATCTTTCTCGCCGGTAACATAA
- a CDS encoding C40 family peptidase, with product MMSKKSYILLFVAAIASLLVSCGSSKNTGRHSYRHGGSGDSRTFEIPKSLPPQSHALLTEAKSWIGTPYRYGGDDKRGVDCSGFVLKVYKSALDIKLPRNSAEQAGYCSPLQKNQLMPGDLIFFATSGSRKKVSHVGIYVGDGKMVHSSSSKGVIVSDISADYYVRTYAGAGSVDKYRAMVSGKYTEPTPTVKPETRPIAATSGKKNPKPQKSEDRISAPTTSPVIKNDTETAVGAIIKATPVTSPDSPIETTTTIVNEESITYTPVTSLPKKIERQNPQKAEGTSVKKDTTSMTAATPKVMPVTTSKTDGKPEPSVDQARKSVLNSIIEQKIDSILKP from the coding sequence ATGATGTCAAAGAAATCGTACATATTGCTGTTTGTGGCTGCCATTGCGTCACTTCTTGTGTCATGTGGCAGTTCAAAGAATACAGGGCGCCACTCCTACAGACATGGCGGGAGCGGCGACTCGCGCACGTTCGAGATTCCAAAGTCACTCCCGCCTCAGTCACATGCACTCCTGACAGAAGCCAAGAGCTGGATAGGCACACCTTATAGATATGGTGGTGACGACAAGCGTGGTGTCGATTGTTCGGGGTTCGTCCTTAAGGTCTACAAAAGCGCGCTTGATATCAAGTTGCCACGCAATTCCGCCGAACAGGCCGGATATTGTTCACCGTTACAAAAAAATCAGCTCATGCCGGGCGACCTGATCTTTTTTGCCACGTCAGGTTCCAGAAAAAAAGTCTCGCATGTAGGAATTTATGTCGGAGACGGCAAGATGGTACATTCTTCATCGTCAAAAGGTGTCATCGTAAGCGATATCTCTGCGGACTACTATGTAAGGACTTATGCAGGTGCAGGATCTGTCGATAAATACCGGGCAATGGTTTCCGGGAAGTACACCGAACCGACACCGACTGTCAAGCCTGAAACACGACCCATCGCGGCGACTTCAGGTAAAAAAAATCCGAAGCCACAAAAATCCGAGGACCGCATTTCAGCGCCAACAACATCCCCTGTCATAAAAAACGATACTGAGACTGCTGTCGGCGCTATAATCAAGGCGACACCCGTCACATCGCCCGATTCACCTATTGAAACGACTACGACTATCGTTAACGAAGAGTCTATCACATATACTCCTGTCACATCATTGCCTAAGAAAATCGAACGCCAGAATCCGCAGAAAGCTGAAGGCACATCGGTGAAAAAAGACACTACATCCATGACTGCCGCAACTCCAAAGGTTATGCCGGTGACGACTTCCAAGACCGACGGAAAACCAGAACCGAGTGTCGACCAAGCCCGCAAATCAGTGCTCAATTCAATAATCGAACAGAAAATTGATTCGATTCTCAAGCCATGA
- a CDS encoding Do family serine endopeptidase, translating to MKLSGKIIMLAAGTAVLSSAVTAVAMKRALFNDGEVQSYSELFDQGGATSGHLTKVAQLPANHSDFTTAAESTINGVVSIKSYATPRGYSQNSGNGGFFGDPFFEYFFGNPGGNRRSQPRQEHQPRQQQPSGLGSGVIISADGYIVTNNHVIDEADRLEVTLNDNRTFDATVVGSDASTDLALIKIEAKDLPVIPMGDSEALKVGEWVLAVGNPFGFTSTVTTGIVSAKGRSIGSQSHGGRMGIESYIQTDAAVNPGNSGGALVNLAGELIGINTAIYSQTGNYAGYSFAIPTTIVKKIVSDLRQFGTVQRAVLGISIMDLSNEIAKENNITAVTKGVFVGDVSDRSSAKEAGLQKGDVIVKINDINTDNVAQLQEQVAKHRPGDKIKVTYIRDNNTKSVDVTLRNPQGNMQITKAGDITDLGCAFKKVDESVLRQLGLSNGVQVAGLSDGRFRDSGVKNGFIIYSINDSRVSSPEDVEKIHKAIMKGSGDEKVMILRGVYPTGKRGIYAVDLSGTE from the coding sequence ATGAAATTATCCGGAAAAATCATCATGTTAGCTGCCGGTACGGCTGTCCTCAGTTCGGCAGTAACCGCCGTTGCAATGAAACGGGCTCTTTTTAACGATGGAGAAGTTCAGAGCTACAGTGAGTTGTTCGATCAGGGTGGTGCAACGTCAGGACATCTGACAAAGGTTGCCCAGTTGCCGGCCAATCATTCCGATTTCACGACGGCTGCTGAAAGTACAATCAACGGCGTTGTGTCAATTAAAAGTTATGCAACCCCGCGCGGATATAGCCAGAACAGTGGCAACGGCGGATTCTTCGGCGATCCTTTTTTCGAATATTTCTTCGGAAATCCCGGAGGGAACCGTCGCAGTCAGCCTCGTCAGGAACATCAGCCTCGTCAGCAGCAGCCGTCAGGTCTCGGATCGGGTGTGATCATAAGTGCCGACGGCTATATAGTCACGAACAACCATGTCATTGATGAGGCAGACCGTCTTGAGGTGACATTGAATGACAACCGCACATTTGACGCGACGGTTGTCGGTTCGGATGCGTCAACCGACCTTGCATTGATAAAAATTGAGGCAAAAGACCTTCCTGTCATCCCGATGGGCGACAGCGAGGCTCTTAAAGTCGGCGAATGGGTGCTTGCCGTCGGAAATCCGTTTGGTTTCACATCGACAGTGACTACAGGCATTGTATCGGCTAAAGGTCGCAGTATCGGTTCGCAGAGTCATGGCGGCCGTATGGGTATTGAATCGTATATTCAGACTGATGCTGCCGTCAACCCCGGAAATTCCGGTGGCGCTCTTGTGAATCTTGCAGGTGAGCTTATCGGGATAAACACCGCAATCTATAGCCAGACCGGAAACTATGCCGGATATTCGTTTGCGATTCCTACGACAATTGTTAAGAAGATTGTCAGCGATCTGCGTCAGTTCGGGACAGTACAACGTGCGGTGCTTGGCATCTCGATTATGGATCTCAGCAATGAAATCGCTAAAGAAAACAATATCACCGCTGTCACCAAAGGTGTTTTTGTCGGTGATGTCAGTGACCGCAGCTCTGCAAAAGAAGCCGGTCTGCAGAAAGGCGATGTCATAGTCAAGATTAATGACATCAATACGGATAATGTGGCACAGCTTCAGGAACAGGTTGCAAAACACCGCCCGGGCGATAAGATCAAAGTCACTTATATCCGTGACAACAACACTAAATCGGTTGATGTCACATTGCGAAATCCTCAGGGGAATATGCAGATAACTAAAGCTGGTGACATCACTGACCTTGGATGTGCGTTCAAGAAAGTCGACGAATCTGTGCTTCGTCAGCTTGGTCTTAGCAATGGCGTTCAGGTAGCCGGTCTGTCCGATGGCCGTTTCCGCGATTCGGGTGTCAAGAACGGTTTCATCATCTATTCAATCAATGACAGCCGTGTAAGTTCGCCTGAAGATGTCGAAAAAATTCACAAGGCTATCATGAAGGGTAGCGGTGATGAGAAAGTAATGATTCTCCGAGGTGTCTATCCTACCGGCAAACGCGGTATCTATGCCGTTGATCTCTCTGGAACTGAATAA
- a CDS encoding RidA family protein codes for MKEVISTNAAPGAIGPYSQAIKVGNMLYCSGQIPVDPATGTIPEGIKAQTAQSLANVKAILAAAGASIENVVKTTVFLADMSLFGEMNEVYAQNFTEPFPARSAVAVRELPKQVLVEIEVIAILG; via the coding sequence ATGAAAGAAGTAATTTCAACCAACGCCGCTCCCGGCGCAATCGGCCCTTACAGCCAGGCAATCAAAGTAGGAAATATGCTCTACTGTTCAGGACAGATACCTGTTGACCCTGCTACTGGTACAATCCCTGAAGGCATCAAGGCTCAGACCGCCCAGTCTCTTGCAAACGTCAAGGCTATTCTCGCCGCAGCAGGTGCAAGCATTGAGAACGTCGTGAAGACTACAGTTTTCCTTGCCGACATGAGCCTTTTCGGCGAAATGAACGAAGTATATGCCCAGAACTTCACCGAGCCATTCCCCGCCCGCTCGGCTGTGGCAGTCCGCGAACTCCCCAAGCAGGTGCTCGTCGAAATTGAGGTTATTGCAATCCTCGGATAA
- a CDS encoding YihY/virulence factor BrkB family protein gives MTEEKKPGKFASWIERTKIRAISIWEYCAEGVWEDQRDTAKVNIVKTLNLTVRSFMDSDLQSSACALTYRTMLAVVPALALLFAIGRGFGFQNLLQTQLYQYFPSQHRALEMAFSFVDSCLAQASEGIFVGVGIVFLLWTLISLLDSVENSFNNIWGVKVDRPFARKVTDYLAICIILPVLMICSGGLRILMSTTIQKLLPFDFIGPVVGDILDLVSVLLGCLFFAGAYMLIPNTKVNFRNALITGTIAGIAFQVLQWLFLTGQIYVAKYNAIYGSFSFLPLMLIWMQFSWLITLAGALICRSSQDIFLFSFERQTNKISGAYRRKVTLAVLTIIIKRFKNDEAPLNIAGISTRFAIPPRLTAKVVNFLLDCNLISKLGPKNGEDPLTDAPLVPSTSPEHYTLGHVMEVLSNHGEDSFLPTFDTDFKPLLDLCDKLDIDFRQKASSVLLSEIHLPLVSRQDSKNK, from the coding sequence ATGACTGAAGAAAAGAAACCCGGCAAATTCGCCTCTTGGATCGAACGCACTAAAATCCGCGCAATCTCCATATGGGAGTATTGTGCCGAAGGAGTATGGGAAGACCAGCGCGACACTGCAAAAGTCAACATCGTCAAGACCCTCAATCTCACCGTGCGTTCATTCATGGACAGCGACCTTCAGTCATCGGCATGCGCCCTCACCTATCGCACAATGCTCGCCGTAGTCCCGGCGCTGGCATTGCTTTTTGCAATCGGAAGGGGCTTCGGGTTTCAGAATCTCCTCCAGACACAACTCTACCAGTATTTTCCATCGCAACACCGCGCATTGGAAATGGCATTCTCTTTCGTAGACTCCTGTCTCGCACAAGCTTCTGAAGGGATATTTGTCGGGGTCGGCATTGTTTTCCTATTATGGACACTCATATCACTCCTTGATTCCGTCGAAAATTCATTCAACAACATCTGGGGGGTAAAGGTCGACCGTCCGTTCGCACGCAAAGTCACCGACTATCTCGCTATCTGCATCATACTCCCTGTGCTTATGATTTGTTCGGGTGGCCTACGCATCCTGATGTCTACCACTATCCAGAAACTCCTGCCATTTGATTTCATCGGTCCTGTTGTCGGCGACATCCTTGACCTTGTATCAGTACTTCTCGGATGTCTGTTCTTTGCCGGAGCCTACATGCTAATTCCGAACACGAAAGTCAACTTCCGCAATGCACTCATTACCGGTACAATCGCGGGCATTGCCTTTCAGGTGCTTCAATGGCTTTTCCTTACGGGTCAGATTTACGTTGCAAAATACAATGCAATCTACGGTAGTTTCTCTTTCCTGCCATTAATGTTGATATGGATGCAATTTTCATGGCTCATAACACTCGCCGGAGCGCTCATCTGTCGCTCTTCTCAGGATATATTCCTGTTTTCATTTGAACGTCAGACCAACAAAATCTCCGGCGCATACAGACGCAAGGTCACCCTTGCCGTACTTACGATAATAATCAAACGGTTCAAAAATGATGAAGCCCCTCTAAACATTGCAGGAATCTCAACGCGGTTTGCCATCCCGCCTCGGCTGACAGCCAAAGTCGTAAATTTCCTCCTCGACTGTAATCTCATCTCAAAACTTGGGCCGAAAAACGGAGAAGATCCTCTAACCGATGCTCCATTAGTGCCATCGACGAGCCCTGAGCACTACACGCTTGGGCATGTCATGGAAGTGCTTTCTAATCATGGTGAGGATTCATTCCTCCCGACATTTGACACCGACTTCAAACCATTGCTTGATCTCTGCGACAAACTCGACATTGACTTCCGACAGAAAGCTTCATCAGTACTTTTGTCCGAGATACATCTCCCTCTCGTCAGCAGACAGGACAGCAAGAACAAATGA